In Caldisphaera lagunensis DSM 15908, a single genomic region encodes these proteins:
- a CDS encoding succinate dehydrogenase/fumarate reductase cytochrome b subunit has protein sequence MSEKEEYFGKKNIEMENRQGFWRASLNPWLIRAKNNPERVAFVLHRVTGFIIIAFLLAHILETDSPVWTQYYPIHGYSGWAAWTYIMGIESAWWAKLGEWIVAGAVFFHALNGFRLLLTEFFGVGIGKPVEPKPPYEAPTLNAPQRTWLYIEFIVAIVLWAFSAFLIFG, from the coding sequence ATGTCGGAAAAAGAAGAATATTTTGGTAAGAAAAATATAGAAATGGAAAATAGACAAGGCTTTTGGAGAGCTAGTTTAAATCCTTGGTTAATTCGTGCTAAAAATAACCCTGAGAGGGTTGCATTTGTATTGCATAGAGTTACTGGCTTCATAATTATAGCATTCTTATTAGCTCACATTTTAGAAACTGATTCACCAGTTTGGACTCAATACTACCCAATACATGGCTATTCTGGATGGGCAGCATGGACATATATAATGGGTATAGAATCGGCATGGTGGGCTAAATTAGGTGAGTGGATAGTCGCAGGCGCTGTTTTCTTCCATGCATTAAATGGATTTAGATTATTATTAACAGAATTCTTTGGAGTAGGTATTGGAAAACCCGTTGAACCAAAGCCACCTTATGAAGCACCCACTTTAAATGCGCCTCAAAGAACATGGCTATATATTGAATTTATTGTTGCCATAGTATTGTGGGCTTTTTCAGCCTTTTTAATTTTTGGGTGA
- a CDS encoding succinate dehydrogenase hydrophobic anchor subunit — protein sequence MAGKASNIQVWQYITAILLIFLLGYHLLQRLPWLFNVSTFDQTLTSSFVYNQYQQAGWALLLLAWVALFHGLNGVRGMLFELHQGETYNKIINVLFWIVFIVFSAIAALTIIKLPPI from the coding sequence ATGGCAGGAAAAGCATCTAATATCCAGGTTTGGCAGTATATAACTGCTATACTTCTTATATTCTTATTAGGATATCATTTGTTACAAAGACTACCATGGCTATTTAATGTCTCTACCTTTGATCAAACATTAACGAGCTCTTTCGTTTATAATCAATATCAACAAGCTGGTTGGGCATTATTGCTTTTGGCATGGGTTGCTCTATTCCATGGATTAAATGGTGTAAGAGGAATGCTGTTTGAATTACATCAAGGAGAAACTTATAACAAAATAATAAATGTTCTTTTCTGGATAGTATTTATTGTTTTTTCAGCTATAGCAGCTCTTACAATAATAAAATTACCCCCAATATGA
- a CDS encoding succinate dehydrogenase/fumarate reductase iron-sulfur subunit produces the protein MALDIEAATKLPPKVVIIRVRRYNPETKRIWWQEYKVETHKGMTMLDALLEIKEKIDHTLVIRYSCRMGLCGSCGVSINGTPMLACQTQVSQVASDARNVITVEPLPNFPVVKDLMTEFSDFFNKHRSVKPYLIRKDTEEQENPKGHLKMNPEEFIDVLQFSNCIFCGLCYSSCPVVAADPEYLGPQALMYAYRFINDIRDEGHKERFAIIDTEHGCHRCHFAATCSAVCPKAVDPAGAIQGLRSKLFKYRLGLYKKKSSQPLPPPPEKGERVPLPPEATTLPGVDLKQMEKEPVIIKMPKE, from the coding sequence ATGGCATTAGATATTGAGGCTGCAACAAAACTTCCTCCAAAGGTCGTAATAATAAGGGTTAGGAGGTATAATCCAGAAACAAAAAGAATTTGGTGGCAGGAATATAAGGTGGAAACACATAAAGGAATGACAATGTTAGATGCATTATTAGAAATAAAGGAAAAAATAGATCATACACTAGTTATAAGATATAGCTGTAGGATGGGTCTCTGCGGAAGCTGTGGAGTTAGCATTAATGGAACACCAATGTTAGCATGCCAAACCCAGGTTTCCCAAGTTGCAAGTGATGCAAGAAATGTAATTACGGTTGAGCCATTGCCAAACTTTCCAGTTGTAAAAGATCTAATGACTGAATTTTCAGACTTCTTCAACAAACATAGAAGCGTTAAACCATATCTAATAAGAAAAGATACTGAAGAACAAGAAAATCCAAAAGGCCATCTAAAGATGAATCCTGAAGAATTCATTGACGTTTTGCAATTCAGCAATTGTATCTTTTGTGGTCTCTGCTATTCCTCCTGTCCAGTAGTAGCAGCAGATCCTGAATATTTAGGTCCACAGGCTCTCATGTATGCATATAGGTTCATCAATGATATAAGAGATGAGGGGCATAAAGAAAGATTTGCAATAATTGATACTGAGCATGGATGCCATAGATGTCATTTTGCAGCAACATGCAGTGCCGTTTGTCCAAAAGCTGTAGACCCTGCCGGTGCGATTCAAGGATTACGTAGCAAATTATTTAAATATAGATTAGGACTCTATAAGAAGAAGTCATCACAACCCTTACCTCCTCCACCAGAAAAAGGTGAAAGAGTTCCATTACCTCCTGAAGCAACAACACTACCAGGAGTGGATTTGAAACAGATGGAGAAAGAACCTGTAATAATCAAAATGCCTAAAGAATAA
- a CDS encoding ribbon-helix-helix protein, CopG family — protein sequence MKVVSFKLEEDLLEILEEYSKKRNVPKSEIIRRALQNYIMADKDKPFVTKRIKIYT from the coding sequence ATGAAGGTGGTATCGTTTAAATTGGAAGAAGATTTGTTAGAGATTTTAGAGGAATACTCAAAGAAAAGGAATGTACCTAAAAGCGAAATAATAAGAAGGGCTTTGCAGAACTATATTATGGCCGATAAAGATAAGCCCTTTGTAACAAAAAGAATAAAAATATATACTTAA
- a CDS encoding DUF1152 domain-containing protein, which yields MDEKIEGRTYKSLESAVKGKNVFVFGAGGGGDIVGAYYISNKVKRFGGNPLVGSVVWERFSVDPYPGPIPLEMMVNVDPIGFSSALVNSDSYALRYGMEIEPQITKFVKLIGEKAVFIDLTKGTEGVIRALYDISQNFDIDLIIGVDVGGDILALGCEENLWSPLADSISLSALYNINMDSLLAVYGPGGDGELETNTILKYISDIAKENGLIEILGMNMEEAEILDNLVKHVNTEASLIPLISFKGEYGNKMIRNNTRNVMLSPILSTSYILNVDIVYKRSELPKLVKNTGGIGQANQALNNHCIYTELDLENDLMKLRGESSNNPINLIELRDQGIRNLIKRNCNPIKC from the coding sequence ATGGACGAAAAAATTGAAGGTAGAACTTATAAAAGCCTAGAGTCTGCAGTAAAAGGTAAAAATGTATTTGTTTTTGGAGCAGGCGGTGGGGGAGATATTGTTGGTGCTTATTATATATCAAATAAAGTAAAAAGATTTGGTGGAAATCCTTTAGTAGGAAGCGTTGTATGGGAAAGGTTTTCTGTAGATCCTTATCCTGGTCCAATTCCTTTAGAAATGATGGTTAATGTAGATCCGATAGGTTTTTCATCAGCATTAGTTAATTCAGATTCTTATGCTTTAAGATATGGAATGGAAATTGAACCTCAAATAACCAAATTTGTAAAGCTTATAGGGGAAAAGGCAGTATTTATTGATTTAACAAAAGGAACTGAAGGAGTTATAAGAGCTTTATATGATATATCTCAAAATTTTGATATAGATTTAATTATAGGAGTTGATGTAGGAGGAGATATTTTAGCTTTAGGATGTGAAGAAAATTTATGGAGTCCTTTGGCTGATTCAATATCATTAAGCGCTTTATATAATATAAATATGGATAGCTTATTGGCTGTATATGGCCCAGGAGGAGATGGGGAGTTAGAAACAAACACTATTTTAAAATACATTAGTGATATTGCTAAAGAAAATGGGCTAATAGAAATATTGGGTATGAATATGGAAGAAGCAGAGATCCTTGATAATTTAGTAAAGCATGTAAATACAGAAGCCTCATTAATACCTTTGATATCGTTTAAAGGTGAATATGGTAATAAGATGATAAGGAACAATACAAGAAATGTAATGCTTTCTCCTATATTATCTACATCTTACATATTAAATGTAGATATTGTTTACAAAAGGAGTGAATTACCAAAGTTAGTTAAAAATACAGGAGGTATTGGGCAAGCTAATCAGGCACTAAATAATCATTGCATATATACTGAGTTAGATTTGGAAAATGACTTGATGAAGCTCAGAGGGGAATCATCAAATAATCCAATTAATTTAATTGAGCTAAGAGATCAAGGTATAAGGAATCTAATTAAAAGAAACTGTAACCCTATAAAATGCTAA
- a CDS encoding SDR family oxidoreductase, whose amino-acid sequence MNNKCNALVTASTKGIGFQAALSLAEKGCNVVINARNYDEIKEAKKKLKRGRNKVYGIKGDLSKKNEIDKILDKALQKLGSIDVVVMNYGNPKCEPCNLVDADYNDWLYAFNMYIYSTAEAMNYLYKHNERKVNFIIISSFSIYSPMQSTALSDIIRISLLSLVKTYSKYYSDKIRANALLLGSFKTEGAENLIKKLSSNMGIDEQDFWDKYVKSLSPLNRLGRFEELRDVISFLAFSPEYLMGSLLLFDGGSLNCII is encoded by the coding sequence ATGAATAATAAATGTAATGCTTTGGTAACAGCTTCTACCAAAGGCATAGGATTTCAAGCTGCATTATCTTTAGCTGAAAAAGGGTGTAATGTGGTAATAAATGCAAGGAATTATGATGAAATAAAAGAAGCTAAGAAAAAATTGAAAAGAGGAAGAAATAAAGTATATGGAATTAAAGGGGATTTATCTAAGAAAAATGAGATAGATAAGATATTAGACAAGGCATTACAGAAGTTAGGTAGCATTGATGTAGTAGTAATGAATTATGGAAATCCTAAATGTGAACCATGTAATCTCGTAGATGCAGATTATAATGATTGGCTATATGCATTTAATATGTATATTTATTCTACAGCTGAGGCCATGAACTATTTATATAAACATAATGAGAGGAAAGTAAATTTTATAATAATATCTAGTTTTTCCATATATTCCCCCATGCAATCAACAGCGTTATCTGATATAATTAGGATTAGTTTATTGTCTTTAGTAAAAACGTATTCAAAATATTATTCAGATAAAATAAGAGCTAATGCTCTTTTACTGGGTAGTTTTAAAACAGAAGGAGCAGAGAATTTAATAAAAAAGCTTTCTTCAAACATGGGCATAGATGAGCAGGATTTTTGGGATAAATATGTTAAATCGTTATCGCCATTAAATAGATTAGGAAGGTTTGAGGAACTTAGAGATGTTATATCTTTTCTGGCTTTTTCACCAGAATATTTGATGGGCTCGTTATTATTATTTGATGGGGGTTCTTTAAACTGCATTATCTGA
- a CDS encoding succinate dehydrogenase/fumarate reductase flavoprotein subunit, translating into METLKYDIVVLGSGIAGMRAALQAAYVSKGKLHIALISKVHAMRSHSVSAEGGISGVLYPGENGDSIELHALDTVKGGDYLGDQPAIEILVNEAPNEIRFFDHLGVPWNRTEDGKIMLRAFGGMTIPRTAFAADKTGFFMLNALYDNILSFSNIDVYHEHFATHLIIKNNKFKGLIVMDLSNGELKIFIAKACIIATGGASRVYGFTTTAYSSTGDGIALAYKAGIPLKDMEFVQFHPTALVPSGILITEAARGEGGYLINNEGKRFMEKYAKSKMELAPRDIVSRAIVTEIEQGRGFFDEVSGLSYVLLDLRHLGEEKIDERLPMIKEIVIKSMGFNPAKEPIPVRPAAHFTMGGIHTNLYGQVMADKETPIYGLWAAGECGCVSVHGANRLGSNSLSQCAIWGRMIGESAAKLALENSDFPEINEIKDDIDKAEKEIDSMLSSDGNENPYNLRKELWETMDKYVYVYRSVEGLEIAKKKLIELRRRYKNISITDKNKVYNSNLKEAIEIGNMIELAQAIVEGGINRKETRGAHAMIEYPKRDDTNFLKHTLIYRTDSYPRVSYIDVMITKWKPTERVY; encoded by the coding sequence ATGGAGACATTGAAATACGATATTGTAGTCCTTGGATCTGGAATAGCTGGCATGAGGGCTGCTTTGCAAGCAGCTTATGTATCTAAAGGGAAACTTCATATAGCTTTAATATCGAAAGTTCATGCAATGAGAAGTCATTCTGTTTCAGCTGAAGGAGGAATTTCAGGAGTTCTTTATCCTGGTGAAAATGGGGATTCTATAGAATTGCATGCATTAGATACAGTAAAAGGAGGGGATTATTTAGGAGATCAGCCAGCTATCGAAATATTAGTAAATGAGGCACCTAATGAAATAAGGTTTTTTGATCATCTAGGAGTTCCTTGGAATAGAACAGAAGATGGAAAAATAATGCTTAGAGCTTTTGGAGGTATGACAATACCCAGAACAGCGTTTGCCGCTGATAAAACCGGATTCTTTATGCTTAATGCATTGTATGATAATATACTAAGTTTTTCAAATATAGACGTTTATCATGAACATTTTGCTACACATTTAATAATAAAAAATAATAAATTTAAGGGATTAATCGTAATGGATCTATCAAATGGTGAGCTAAAGATTTTCATTGCAAAAGCATGTATAATTGCTACAGGAGGCGCCTCTAGGGTTTATGGATTTACAACAACAGCATATTCAAGTACAGGTGACGGTATAGCTTTAGCTTATAAAGCAGGAATACCCCTTAAAGATATGGAATTTGTTCAATTCCATCCAACAGCTTTGGTGCCATCAGGAATTCTTATTACGGAAGCAGCCAGGGGTGAAGGTGGTTATTTAATTAATAATGAAGGTAAAAGGTTTATGGAGAAATATGCTAAATCAAAAATGGAGCTTGCCCCTAGAGATATAGTATCTAGAGCAATAGTTACAGAAATTGAGCAAGGAAGAGGATTTTTTGATGAAGTTTCTGGTCTTAGTTATGTATTATTAGATTTAAGACATTTGGGGGAGGAAAAAATAGATGAAAGGTTGCCAATGATAAAAGAAATAGTAATAAAATCGATGGGCTTCAACCCTGCAAAAGAGCCTATACCAGTAAGGCCTGCAGCTCATTTTACAATGGGAGGTATCCACACTAATTTATATGGGCAAGTTATGGCCGATAAAGAAACACCTATATACGGTTTATGGGCTGCAGGGGAATGTGGTTGTGTTAGTGTTCACGGTGCTAATAGATTAGGTAGTAATTCGCTAAGTCAATGCGCTATTTGGGGCAGGATGATTGGAGAGTCAGCAGCCAAACTTGCACTAGAAAATTCAGATTTTCCTGAAATTAATGAAATTAAAGATGATATAGATAAGGCTGAAAAAGAAATAGACTCGATGCTTTCAAGCGATGGGAATGAAAATCCATATAACTTAAGGAAAGAATTATGGGAGACTATGGATAAATATGTTTATGTATATAGATCAGTAGAAGGTTTGGAAATTGCTAAAAAGAAATTAATTGAGTTAAGGAGGAGATATAAAAATATTTCAATAACTGATAAGAATAAGGTATACAATTCAAATCTTAAGGAGGCTATAGAAATAGGAAACATGATAGAGTTAGCTCAGGCAATAGTTGAAGGGGGAATTAACAGGAAAGAAACAAGAGGGGCGCATGCTATGATTGAATATCCAAAGAGGGATGATACTAACTTCCTTAAACATACGCTTATTTACAGAACCGATTCCTATCCAAGAGTTTCATACATTGATGTTATGATAACAAAGTGGAAGCCTACAGAAAGGGTGTATTAA
- a CDS encoding succinate dehydrogenase/fumarate reductase iron-sulfur subunit, with protein MNGNKNRTVKLKIKRYLPDKGEIKEFSYEVKVNKYTTVLDALINVKETQDPSIAIRYSCRMGICGSCGMVIDGKPRLACQTHIETLKKDEVVVGPMEGHPILKDLVTDMDEFFSKHKYVIPWIYTDDIEEKFNPKVEYKQDRRELDYYLPFSYCIKCGLCVDACPISNSNPAFLGPQALAQAYRYNSDSRDKGEKLRLVRIDTPDGVWGCEFIGACSEVCPIGVDPALAIQLLKLDVMRFSLTGKVNNEKKVK; from the coding sequence TTGAATGGTAATAAAAATAGAACTGTTAAGCTTAAGATAAAAAGGTATTTGCCTGATAAGGGAGAAATTAAGGAGTTCTCATATGAAGTAAAAGTTAACAAATATACAACAGTTCTAGACGCTTTGATAAATGTTAAAGAAACTCAAGATCCATCAATTGCAATAAGATATAGCTGCAGGATGGGAATTTGCGGATCATGTGGTATGGTAATTGATGGAAAGCCAAGATTGGCATGCCAAACTCATATCGAAACTCTTAAAAAAGATGAAGTTGTTGTAGGACCAATGGAGGGACATCCAATATTAAAAGATCTTGTTACCGATATGGATGAGTTTTTTAGCAAACATAAATATGTAATACCTTGGATATATACTGATGATATAGAAGAAAAATTTAATCCAAAGGTTGAATACAAACAGGATAGAAGGGAGCTAGATTATTATTTACCATTTTCTTACTGCATAAAATGCGGCCTATGCGTTGATGCTTGCCCAATAAGCAATTCGAATCCTGCATTTCTAGGCCCTCAAGCATTAGCGCAGGCATATAGATATAATAGTGATTCAAGAGATAAAGGAGAAAAGCTTAGGTTGGTTAGAATAGATACTCCAGATGGCGTATGGGGTTGCGAATTTATCGGAGCATGTTCTGAGGTTTGCCCTATAGGTGTTGATCCAGCTTTAGCAATACAGTTATTAAAGCTAGATGTTATGAGGTTTAGCTTAACTGGTAAAGTTAATAATGAAAAAAAGGTTAAATAA
- a CDS encoding ABC transporter ATP-binding protein, translated as MDDLIIEDVTKKYGNFTVLNNVSLKVRKGEIMALVGPNGAGKSTLIKTSLGLLRRDSGKVLLFNKDPFYESSARERVGVIFERPSLPMSMPIEEFLSHVTKIYNKNSEIIKEAIDLVGLSNYENKPFSQLSAGQRQRAAIAHALISDPDMIIADEPTSNLDPLERNKILELFLKINKQKGLTIMISSHVLPEVLRVSTSIAIMKSGKVIKTGTPDDIIKNISIARIRCKDVRIIKENLEKNGYSLSIEGGNIYVKTENQEGISKLLNLLSDQIKNGQQIYGIELIEPVIEEILEG; from the coding sequence ATGGATGATCTGATAATAGAAGATGTAACAAAAAAATATGGAAATTTCACAGTTTTAAATAACGTTTCATTAAAAGTAAGAAAAGGGGAAATAATGGCATTAGTTGGTCCTAACGGTGCAGGAAAGTCTACTTTAATAAAAACATCCTTAGGTTTGTTAAGAAGAGATTCAGGAAAGGTTCTGCTTTTTAACAAAGATCCATTTTATGAGTCTTCAGCAAGAGAAAGGGTTGGAGTAATATTTGAGAGACCTTCATTGCCAATGAGTATGCCAATAGAAGAATTTCTGTCTCATGTAACGAAAATTTATAATAAAAATTCTGAAATAATTAAAGAAGCAATAGATTTAGTTGGTCTATCAAATTATGAAAATAAGCCTTTTTCTCAGCTAAGTGCTGGCCAAAGGCAAAGAGCAGCCATTGCACATGCATTAATTTCTGATCCTGATATGATTATTGCTGATGAGCCTACAAGCAATTTAGATCCATTAGAAAGGAACAAAATATTAGAGCTATTTTTAAAAATAAATAAGCAAAAAGGCCTAACAATAATGATATCAAGTCATGTCTTGCCAGAGGTTTTAAGGGTTTCAACAAGCATAGCAATAATGAAATCAGGTAAAGTTATTAAAACAGGTACACCAGATGATATAATCAAAAATATATCAATAGCTAGGATAAGATGTAAAGATGTAAGAATAATAAAAGAAAACCTAGAAAAAAATGGATACTCATTAAGCATTGAAGGAGGAAATATATATGTAAAAACAGAAAACCAAGAGGGGATATCAAAGCTATTAAATCTCCTTTCTGATCAGATAAAAAATGGACAACAAATATATGGAATCGAACTAATAGAGCCTGTAATTGAGGAAATATTGGAGGGATAG
- the albA gene encoding DNA/RNA-binding protein AlbA: MSENQQKLIYIGRKPLMNYALVAIQMFNYENAEEIKIRARGSNICKAVDLVEYLKNMYYKDLTLKDLNIFSEEISDEKGSKKTLPSIEITINKGKNAPAI, from the coding sequence TTGTCAGAAAATCAGCAAAAATTGATTTATATTGGTAGAAAACCTTTAATGAATTACGCTTTGGTAGCCATACAGATGTTTAATTATGAAAATGCTGAAGAAATTAAAATAAGGGCTAGAGGGTCAAATATATGCAAAGCAGTTGATTTGGTCGAATACCTTAAAAACATGTATTATAAAGACTTAACTCTTAAAGATTTAAATATATTTTCAGAAGAGATAAGTGATGAAAAAGGAAGTAAGAAAACCTTACCCTCTATAGAAATAACAATAAATAAAGGGAAAAATGCACCAGCTATTTAA
- a CDS encoding signal recognition particle protein Srp54, whose translation MVLEGLRNAVTKFLKGGSTYKDSVEEFIKDLQRELIKSDVNIKLVKELSENIKKKALEEEPPSGISRKEWFIKIVYDELSNLFGGDTTPDVEPKKIPWIILLVGVQGSGKTTTAGKLASFYVKKGYKVGLVAADTYRPGAYEQLKMLSNLSGAMFYGDQNNNKAEEISINGVEYFKNKNADIIIIDTAGRHGYGNEKSLLDEMRNISNKVKPDEVILVLDSSIGQKAFDLAKQFHETTPIGSIIVTKLDGTAKGGGVLSAIAATGARVKFIGTGEKIDELELFNPSKFVSRLLGLGDLDALLEKIKSVQDNINIEKLQEDLAKGKITMRTLYAQLKSLRKMGPFSKILQMLPTSSLPVQIKNEQLKIGEEKVDKWLHIIESMTYEELDNPDIIDRKRMRRIAIGSGTSIEDVKDLIVYYKNLKAIMKRIKRDRGILKKLGMQNIED comes from the coding sequence TTGGTACTAGAAGGATTAAGGAATGCAGTAACGAAGTTTTTAAAAGGAGGTAGCACATATAAAGATTCTGTTGAAGAATTTATTAAAGATCTCCAAAGAGAACTAATAAAATCCGATGTTAATATAAAATTAGTTAAGGAATTAAGTGAAAATATAAAGAAGAAAGCATTGGAAGAAGAACCTCCTTCTGGTATAAGTAGAAAAGAATGGTTTATAAAAATAGTATATGATGAATTGAGCAATTTATTTGGGGGAGATACAACTCCAGACGTTGAGCCTAAAAAAATACCATGGATAATATTATTAGTTGGAGTCCAAGGTTCCGGAAAGACTACAACGGCTGGAAAATTAGCAAGTTTTTATGTTAAAAAGGGTTATAAAGTAGGTTTGGTTGCAGCAGACACTTATAGACCAGGTGCATATGAGCAACTCAAAATGCTATCAAATTTAAGCGGAGCAATGTTTTATGGAGATCAAAACAATAATAAGGCAGAAGAAATCTCAATAAATGGAGTTGAATATTTTAAAAACAAAAACGCTGATATAATAATTATAGATACAGCAGGTAGACATGGTTATGGTAATGAAAAGAGTCTTCTCGATGAGATGAGAAACATATCTAATAAAGTCAAACCTGACGAAGTAATACTTGTTTTAGATTCTTCAATTGGTCAAAAAGCATTTGATTTAGCTAAACAATTCCATGAGACAACACCAATAGGTTCAATTATAGTAACAAAGCTTGATGGAACTGCTAAAGGTGGTGGAGTATTATCAGCAATAGCTGCAACGGGGGCTAGAGTTAAATTCATAGGCACAGGTGAAAAGATAGATGAACTAGAACTTTTTAATCCATCAAAATTTGTCTCAAGGTTACTAGGACTAGGAGATTTAGATGCATTACTTGAAAAAATAAAATCTGTCCAAGATAATATAAATATAGAAAAATTGCAAGAAGATTTAGCTAAAGGAAAAATAACTATGAGGACATTGTATGCACAATTAAAGAGTTTAAGGAAAATGGGGCCTTTTAGCAAAATATTGCAAATGTTACCAACAAGCTCATTACCTGTTCAAATAAAAAATGAACAATTAAAGATTGGTGAAGAGAAGGTTGATAAATGGCTACATATAATAGAAAGCATGACCTATGAAGAACTTGATAACCCTGATATCATTGATAGGAAGAGAATGAGAAGGATTGCAATTGGTAGTGGGACAAGTATTGAAGATGTTAAGGATTTGATTGTTTATTATAAAAACTTGAAGGCAATAATGAAAAGGATTAAAAGAGATAGGGGAATATTAAAGAAATTAGGAATGCAAAATATAGAAGATTAA